In Vicugna pacos chromosome 27, VicPac4, whole genome shotgun sequence, one DNA window encodes the following:
- the LOC102528471 gene encoding LOW QUALITY PROTEIN: myeloid-associated differentiation marker-like (The sequence of the model RefSeq protein was modified relative to this genomic sequence to represent the inferred CDS: substituted 1 base at 1 genomic stop codon), whose protein sequence is MGLDTLRGPVLPTQVNRVTHRASCPEAETIPWVLRAQEGHQGRYMGIETRDEPQPGPGHPAYEIYEISIPPAPAPLMGGAPVPHRGSLSSQVGWLQLVVPLEPPTSVLPRKTTAILVTVTCRTSRTSTXPSSGLGSVTIMGYFFRLLQLFSTCVAFSLMASVGNWRATTSNWSTFIFCFCLVMTLIVFLVELCELQYRFPFHWGNFLITWACYFALFSLSASIIFATTYVQFFPCGPHWDQAITASAFCFISSMVYAAEAIWIWSWPRTGDFSGYLGSVTGLLKVLENLVAYVIFAFISNTDLYQHQPALMWCVAVYSICFILGAVVILLNLADCENRLPTSFSPFLLGLTLLSILFYASALVLWSLYQFDEKFGGQPQRSSDVSCSDGLTNYVCAWDLRLAVAILTAVNLLIYVADLVNLARLYFVEIEDQPTAS, encoded by the exons ATGGGGTTGGACACGCTGAGA GGACCAGTTCTTCCCACCCAGGTCAACAGAGTCACTCACCGGGCCTCCTGTCCTGAAGCAGAGACCATCCCCTGGGTGCTGAGGGCCCAGGAAGGGCACCAGGGCAGGTACATGGGAATTGAGACGAGGGACGAG ccccagcccggccCTGGGCACCCTGCCTATGAGATCTATGAGATCTCAAtaccccccgccccagcccctctgATGGGCGGGGCCCCTGTGCCTCACAGAGGGAGCCTCTCAAGCCAGGTGGGCTGGCTGCAGCTGGTGGTCCCCCTAGAGCCCCCAACCTCTGTGCTGCCAC GGAAGACCACTGCAATATTGGTGACGGTGACCTGCAGGACCAGCAGGACCTCCACATGACCGTCCTCAGGCCTGGGCTCTGTGACCATCATGGGCTACTTCTTCCGCCTGCTGCAGCTTTTCTCCACCTGTGTGGCCTTCTCACTGATGGCCAGTGTGGGCAACTGGAGGGCAACCACAAGTAACTGGTCCACGTTCATCTTTTGCTTCTGCCTCGTCATGACTCTCATCGTCTTCCTAGTCGAGTTATGTGAGCTACAGTACCGCTTCCCCTTTCATTGGGGCAACTTCCTCATCACCTGGGCCTGTTACTTTGCCCTCTTCTCCCTCTCGGCCTCCATCATTTTTGCCACCACCTATGTCCAGTTCTTCCCCTGCGGCCCCCACTGGGACCAAGCCATCACCGCCTCTGCTTTCTGCTTCATTTCCTCTATGGTTTATGCCGCAGAAGCAATCTGGATCTGGTCCTGGCCCCGGACTGGTGATTTCTCCGGCTATTTGGGCAGTGTGACAGGCCTACTCAAGGTGCTGGAGAACTTGGTGGCTTATGTCATCTTCGCCTTCATCAGCAACACCGACCTGTACCAGCACCAGCCGGCCCTGATGTGGTGCGTGGCTGTCTACTCCATCTGCTTCATCCTGGGAGCCGTGGTCATCCTGCTGAACCTGGCTGACTGTGAGAACAGGCTGcccacctccttctcccctttcctgtTGGGACTGACCCTGCTCTCCATCCTCTTCTATGCCAGCGCTCTGGTCCTCTGGTCTCTCTACCAGTTTGATGAGAAGTTCGGTGGCCAGCCCCAGCGGTCCAGCGACGTGAGCTGCAGTGATGGGCTCACCAACTATGTGTGTGCCTGGGACCTACGACTGGCTGTGGCCATCTTGACAGCTGTCAACCTGCTGATTTATGTGGCTGACCTGGTGAACTTGGCCCGCCTGTATTTTGTAGAGATAGAGGATCAGCCCACAGCCTCCTGA
- the LOC102529270 gene encoding myeloid-associated differentiation marker-like: MTTTGNQFTSLRNSDVGVWTGRGCCLRLLQVLSTCIAFSLVASMGTWRGDIGNFSLFIWCFCFAMTLIIIIVEWFGLQRRFPFFWYNVPITFACYFALLCLSASITYTTTFVQFLPLSPNRDRAIAAITFSCIACVLYGMEVAWIWDWYELGSNPCYVHTIPGLLKVLETLVACVIFAFISNTNLYLHQPALVWCVVVYSICFIQAAVAILLKLFKLKYTLPIPFPIFQVGLTLLSVIFYSSAMVLWPLYQFDEKLGGQAQRSSDGSCRDDLTYYVCAWDQRLAVAILTAINLLAYMADLVYWARQVFVKD, encoded by the coding sequence ATGACCACCACGGGAAACCAGTTCACTTCGTTGCGGAACTCAGACGTTGGCGTCTGGACCGGAAGGGGCTGCTGCCTCCGCTTGCTGCAGGTACTGTCCACCTGCATTGCATTCTCACTAGTGGCCAGCATGGGCACTTGGAGGGGCGACATAGGTAACTTCTCTTTGTTCATCTGGTGCTTCTGCTTTGCTATGACCCTCATCATCATCATAGTTGAGTGGTTTGGTCTCCAGCGCCGGTTCCCTTTCTTCTGGTACAACGTTCCCATCACCTTCGCCTGCTATTTTGCCCTCCTCTGCCTCTCGGCCTCCATCACCTACACAACCACCTTCGTCCAGTTCTTGCCTCTCAGCCCCAACCGAGACCGTGCCATCGCCGCCATCACATTCTCCTGCATTGCTTGTGTGCTTTATGGCATGGAAGTGGCCTGGATCTGGGACTGGTATGAGCTCGGCAGCAACCCCTGCTATGTGCACACTATACCTGGCCTGCTGAAGGTGCTGGAGACCCTCGTGGCCTGTGTCATCTTTGCCTTCATCAGCAACACCAACCTGTACCTGCACCAGCCGGCCCTGGTGTGGTGTGTGGTCGTCTACTCCATCTGCTTCATCCAGGCAGCCGTGGCCATCCTGCTGAAACTGTTCAAATTGAAATACACACTGCCCATCCCATTCCCCATTTTCCAGGTGGGGCTGACCCTGCTCTCCGTCATCTTCTACTCCAGTGCTATGGTTCTCTGGCCTCTCTACCAGTTTGACGAGAAGTTGGGTGGCCAGGCCCAGCGGTCCAGCGATGGGAGCTGCAGAGATGATCTCACATACTACGTGTGCGCCTGGGACCAACGACTGGCTGTGGCCATTTTGACAGCCATCAACCTGCTGGCTTACATGGCTGACCTGGTGTACTGGGCTCGCCAGGTTTTTGTCAAGGACTGA
- the LOC140689650 gene encoding myeloid-associated differentiation marker-like — protein sequence MDVETFCLCFFRLMQLLSTCVPFSLMASVGTGSVVVGNWSMFIWGFCFTVTLVILIVEFCHIRDHLPFSWYGFLTIYTCYATLFCLLTSILYPTTYIQFFPSGPHRDYAMISTTFSCIALVLYALELLVLWNWYQGKGGRIARYMYTTQGLLKLLETSLACVIFGFISNTNLYLHQPALVWCGAVYSICFVLSSVAILLNLGKCDNRLLLPLPTFLLGLTTLSILLYTSALVLWPLYQFVEKLGGQPQRSSDVSCGDRLTYLVCTWDKGLAVTTLTVINLLIYMADLVTLAHLVSVRTENQPTVS from the coding sequence ATGGATGTGGAAACCTTCTGTTTATGCTTCTTCCGCCTGATGCAGCTGCTCTCCACCTGCGTGCCCTTCTCACTGATGGCCAGCGTGGGCACTGGGAGTGTTGTCGTAGGAAACTGGTCCATGTTCATCTGGGGCTTCTGCTTCACTGTGACCCTCGTCATCCTCATAGTTGAGTTCTGTCACATCAGGGATCACTTACCTTTCTCCTGGTATGGCTTCCTCACCATCTACACCTGCTATGccaccctcttctgcctcttgACCTCCATCCTCTACCCCACCACCTACATCCAGTTCTTCCCTTCTGGCCCACACCGGGACTATGCCATGatctccaccacattctcctgtATTGCTTTAGTCCTTTATGCCTTGGAACTGCTCGTTCTCTGGAATTGGTACCAGGGCAAAGGAGGCAGGATCGCTCGCTACATGTACACCACGCAGGGTCTGCTCAAGCTGCTGGAGACCTCCCTGGCCTGTGTCATCTTCGGCTTCATCAGCAACACCAACCTGTACCTGCACCAGCCGGCCCTGGTGTGGTGCGGGGCCGTCTACTCCATCTGCTTCGTCCTGTCCTCCGTGGCCATCCTGCTGAACCTGGGCAAATGCGACAACAGGCTTCTTCTCCCCTTGCCCACATTCCTATTGGGGCTGACCACGCTCTCCATCCTCCTCTACACCAGTGCTCTGGTCCTCTGGCCTCTCTACCAGTTTGTCGAGAAGCTGGGCGGCCAGCCCCAGCGGTCCAGCGATGTGAGCTGCGGCGATAGACTCACCTACTTGGTGTGCACCTGGGACAAAGGACTGGCTGTGACCACCTTGACAGTCATCAACCTGCTGATCTACATGGCCGACTTGGTGACCTTGGCCCACCTGGTTTCCGTAAGGACAGAAAATCAGCCCACGGTCAGCTGA